From the genome of Eucalyptus grandis isolate ANBG69807.140 chromosome 2, ASM1654582v1, whole genome shotgun sequence, one region includes:
- the LOC104433449 gene encoding stemmadenine O-acetyltransferase, whose product MEIAVEITSRETIKPSSLTPDHLRHYRLSFLDQISPPVYNPFVLFYTPKKEGGQSNIDDISSKLKASLSCILTHFYPLAGRLKGNVSIECDDAGVPYSEAIVKCQVSEFTENPDPRELRNLVPFVLDASDETTFGVQFNRFDCGGIAIGICMSHKIADALSLLTFINMWAAVCRGEEIVAPPQFPSAELSRRRTYWVSNRARGLSETT is encoded by the coding sequence ATGGAGATTGCAGTTGAAATAACCTCCAGAGAGACCATCAAACCGTCTTCTCTGACCCCGGACCACCTCCGCCACTACCGACTCTCATTCCTCGACCAAATCTCCCCGCCAGTCTATAACCCATTTGTCCTCTTCTACACCCCAAAGAAAGAAGGTGGTCAATCCAACATAGATGACATATCCAGCAAGCTCAAAGCTTCCTTATCTTGCATCCTCACACATTTCTACCCTTTGGCGGGCCGCCTCAAAGGCAACGTCTCAATCGAATGTGACGACGCGGGAGTGCCCTACTCCGAAGCCATCGTCAAGTGCCAAGTTTCCGAGTTTACTGAGAATCCAGACCCACGAGAGCTAAGGAACTTGGTTCCTTTCGTTCTTGATGCCAGCGACGAAACAACTTTTGGTGTCCAATTTAATAGATTTGACTGTGGTGGAATCGCCATAGGAATATGCATGTCACACAAGATAGCGGATGCGCTATCCTTGCTCACGTTCATCAATATGTGGGCCGCCGTTTGTCGGGGAGAAGAGATCGTAGCGCCTCCTCAATTCCCCTCAGCCGAGCTTTCCCGCCGAAGAACATATTGGGTTTCGAACCGAGCACGGGGATTATCAGAGACAACATAG
- the LOC120290789 gene encoding stemmadenine O-acetyltransferase-like: MDLDRNRPPSRIEALSTFIWSRFAWSTRVYSEPSKKCIVLHAVNLRTKFDPPLPQYSFGNFYRVAVTSLQLDSGKECYGLVAKMRETLRGIDKGYVEKLRDGKEHLDFIKRSAEVYLKGQLLAMNFTSLCRFPVYESDFGWGNPTWAGSPALTFQNLVVFMDTKSGDGVETYISLRVEDMAALESDEEFMEYVISPGKEQISE; this comes from the coding sequence ATGGACCTCGACCGAAATCGACCCCCTTCGCGCATCGAGGCTTTATCAACCTTCATCTGGAGCCGCTTTGCTTGGTCAACTAGGGTCTATTCTGAACCTAGCAAGAAATGTATCGTCCTTCATGCGGTGAACTTGCGGACCAAGTTCGATCCTCCGTTACCGCAATATTCCTTCGGGAACTTCTACCGGGTGGCAGTCACTTCCTTGCAATTGGACTCAGGGAAGGAGTGCTACGGGCTTGTGGCTAAAATGAGGGAGACGTTGAGGGGAATCGATAAGGGGTACGTGGAGAAGCTCCGCGACGGGAAAGAGCACTTGGACTTCATCAAGCGGAGTGCCGAGGTATACCTCAAAGGACAGCTACTGGCGATGAACTTTACCAGCTTGTGCCGGTTCCCGGTGTacgagtccgattttggctggGGCAACCCGACATGGGCCGGATCACCAGCCCTAACTTTCCAGAACCTTGTGGTCTTCATGGACACCAAGTCGGGCGATGGTGTGGAGACATATATAAGCTTGAGGGTCGAAGACATGGCTGCTCTGGAAAGCGATGAGGAGTTCATGGAATATGTGATTTCTCcaggaaaagaacaaatttcagAGTGA
- the LOC104435652 gene encoding stemmadenine O-acetyltransferase — protein sequence MKIQVISKETIMPSSATPSPVQTYRFSLLDQLAPPFFVPVVLFYSAPDPDQDFDHVNIYEKLKTSLSECLSCFYPLAGRIKGDEHAVDLGQRAVFVRTRVNARLAKLLANPELKLVQQLLPLDPYNIQCQNALVTAIQLNLFNRGGIGIGVCISHKIADGATLSTFLSSWGAISRGASKLVAPYQDTTTIFPPREFRVPLPNNLIKKEKIVTKRFEFDSASLAALRTKAGDGSTSKSPTLIEAVTALICKAAMNARTEISGNGRSSTVISHVVNLRGRMNPPLPDHSFGNIWRFATATIKEEEDDAELHVLADHLRTAIRKIDNDYVRKLQGEDGFLWACESMREVHELMYKGDVESYRFSSWVRFPFYETDFGWGKPVWACISSVPIKNAVILMSSWSGNGLEAWVTLDEQEMAKFQSDPLLLQFVSLPYKSPKI from the coding sequence ATGAAGATTCAGGTGATTTCGAAGGAGACAATTATGCCATCCTCGGCGACTCCTAGTCCAGTCCAGACCTACAGATTCTCTCTTTTAGACCAGCTTGCTCCTCCATTCTTTGTCCCTGTGGTGTTGTTCTATTCCGCTCCTGACCCTGACCAAGATTTCGATCACGTGAACATCTATGAGAAGCTGAAGACTTCCCTATCAGAATGTCTGAGCTGCTTTTACCCATTGGCTGGTCGGATCAAGGGAGATGAGCATGCGGTTGACCTCGGCCAAAGAGCAGTCTTCGTGAGAACTCGTGTTAATGCTCGACTCGCCAAACTCCTTGCAAACCCGGAACTGAAATTGGTACAGCAGCTTCTCCCATTGGATCCATATAACATACAATGTCAAAATGCCCTCGTCACTGCCATTCAGCTGAACCTGTTCAACCGTGGTGGGATAGGCATTGGTGTCTGTATCTCTCACAAAATTGCAGACGGCGCGACACTTTCGACTTTCCTAAGTTCTTGGGGGGCCATTTCTCGAGGCGCAAGTAAGTTGGTCGCTCCATACCAAGACACGACCACAATATTCCCACCTAGAGAGTTCCGAGTCCCTCTGCCAAACAATTTGatcaaaaaagagaagatagtCACAAAGAGGTTCGAGTTTGATTCGGCCAGCTTAGCCGCTTTGAGAACCAAAGCTGGTGATGGGTCGACATCTAAAAGTCCAACTCTTATTGAAGCCGTGACCGCTCTTATATGCAAAGCTGCCATGAATGCTAGAACTGAAATATCGGGGAACGGAAGGTCCTCAACCGTGATATCGCATGTGGTAAATTTAAGAGGAAGAATGAACCCTCCTCTGCCCGATCACTCTTTTGGCAATATCTGGAGATTCGCCACTGCAACCattaaggaggaagaagatgatgcagAACTGCACGTTTTGGCGGATCACTTGAGGACAGCGATAAGGAAGATCGACAATGATTACGTGAGGAAACTTCAAGGTGAGGACGGATTCCTCTGGGCCTGCGAATCTATGAGAGAAGTGCACGAACTGATGTATAAAGGAGACGTGGAGTCCTACAGGTTCAGCAGCTGGGTGAGGTTTCCCTTTTACGAGACCGATTTCGGATGGGGAAAACCAGTCTGGGCGTGCATTAGCAGCGTCCCGATAAAGAACGCGGTGATATTGATGAGCAGTTGGTCCGGAAACGGATTAGAGGCATGGGTGACATTGGATGAACAAGAGATGGCCAAATTTCAAAGCGATCCTCTGCTCCTGCAATTTGTTTCTCTGCCCTATAAGTCTCCTAAAATCTAG
- the LOC104433636 gene encoding serine/threonine protein phosphatase 2A 57 kDa regulatory subunit B' theta isoform, with protein MIKQILGRLPRKPSKSENRDHGGSVVSSMKSGGGSRTADLASHRLDNSGNASLPGPASASNLGNGHGRKPAQAVNSKYDNVTPASYEALPGFRDVGNSEKQNLFIRKLNMCCVLFDFTDPTKNLKEKEIKRQTLLELVDYVTSANGKFSETVMQEITKMVSVNLFRPFTPQPRENKVFESFDLEEEEPLMDPTWPHLQIVYEFFLRFVASPETDAKLAKRYIDHSFVLKLLDLFDSEDPREREYLKTILHRIYGKFMVHRPFIRKGINNIFFRFIFETEKHNGIAELLEVLGSIINGFALPLKEEHKLFLVRALIPLHKPKCLPMYHQQLSYCVTQFVEKDCKLADTVIRGLLKYWPVTNSSKEVMFLSELEEILEATQAPEFQRCMVPLFRQIARCLSSSHFQVAERALYLWNNDHIENLIRQNQRVILPIVFPALERNCRNHWNQVVQSLTLNVRKIFSDVDPELFEECLQKFQDDEEKAEDMKKKHEATWKQLEDIAATKAATNEAVLVPYVLPSQFSSSQ; from the exons ATGATCAAGCAGATACTGGGTAGACTTCCACGGAAGCCGTCCAAGTCCGAAAACCGTGACCATGGAGGCTCGGTTGTGTCGTCTATGAAGTCTGGCGGGGGTTCGAGGACTGCCGATCTTGCGAGTCATAGACTGGATAACTCGGGCAATGCGTCTCTTCCAGGTCCTGCTTCGGCTTCGAATTTGGGAAATGGTCATGGACGTAAGCCTGCCCAAGCTGTGAATTCAAAGTACGATAATGTGACGCCTGCTTCTTATGAAGCGTTGCCTGGTTTTAGAGACGTGGGGAACTCTGAGAAgcagaatttgtttattagaaaGCTGAACATGTGTTGTGTTTTGTTTGACTTCACTGATCCCACGAAGAATTTAAAAGAGAAGGAGATTAAACGGCAAACGCTTCTTGAGCTTGTGGATTATGTCACTTCTGCAAATGGAAAGTTCAGTGAAACTGTAATGCAAGAGATTACGAAAATGGTATCAGTGAATTTGTTTAGGCCGTTCACCCCTCAGCCTCGGGAGAACAAGGTATTTGAATCTTTTGACTTGGAAGAGGAAGAGCCTTTGATGGACCCTACATGGCCTCATTTGCAAATTGTCTATGAATTTTTTCTGAGGTTTGTCGCATCACCTGAAACAGATGCAAAGTTGGCTAAGAGATATATTGATCACTCGTTTGTGCTGAAGCTGCTAGATCTATTTGATTCTGAGGATCCTAGAGAAAGAGAATATTTGAAAACGATTCTGCATCGAATATATGGGAAGTTTATGGTACATCGGCCATTCATCAGAAAAGGTATCAACAACATCTTCTTTCGTTTCATCTTTGAAACGGAGAAGCACAATGGGATTGCTGAACTTTTAGAAGTTTTGGGCAGCATAATCAATGGGTTTGCTCTCCCATTGAAAGAAGAACACAAACTATTCCTTGTCAGGGCTCTTATTCCTTTGCACAAACCTAAATGCTTGCCAATGTACCATCAGCAATTGTCTTATTGCGTCACACAGTTTGTGGAGAAAGACTGCAAACTTGCGGACACTGTAATAAGGGGTCTTCTTAAGTATTGGCCTGTGACAAATAGCTCTAAGGAGGTCATGTTTTTAAGTGAGCTGGAAGAAATATTGGAAGCAACTCAGGCACCTGAATTCCAGAGATGTATGGTGCCCCTTTTCAGGCAAATTGCTCGATGCTTGAGCAGTTCACACTTTCAG GTGGCAGAACGGGCTTTGTACTTGTGGAACAATGATCATATTGAGAACTTAATAAGACAAAATCAAAGGGTCATACTGCCAATAGTGTTCCCTGCTCTGGAGAGAAATTGTCGCAATCACTGGAACCAGGTTGTCCAGAGCTTGACACTTAATGTTCGGAAAATATTCTCCGATGTTGATCCAGAGTTATTTGAGGAGTGCTTGCAGAAGTTCCaggatgatgaagaaaaagctGAGGATATGAAGAAGAAACATGAAGCGACATGGAAACAGTTGGAAGACATTGCTGCAACAAAAGCTGCGACTAACGAAGCAGTACTTGTGCCTTATGTTCTACCCAGCCAATTTTCATCGAGCCAGTAA